DNA sequence from the Pungitius pungitius chromosome 3, fPunPun2.1, whole genome shotgun sequence genome:
taataatgCATGATGGTTAGAATATAATCAGATATAGCCTAACTAAATGCTTACCAGACCTAATTAGAATTTGTTTTGAATATGACATAAATTGTGGAGAATGTGTCAATATAACTGAGCGTTTCAATGTTCTTGTGTTTTACCTTCTGCAGGCCAGTGCAGAAGCGTTTGAAGACCTCCTTCATGTTGCCTCCCAGCTGCATGGAGATCACACGCAGGTGATCCTCCTCGTTCACCCAGACCAGGAAGGTCTTGTTGTCGTTGTGCCTGAAAGAAGAATATCCATGTCAGTTTGCATTCGGTGCAAAATGTTAGCCGGTCATTTGATAGTTGAATACATGATGTTTGACACTTAGGTGTTTCTCAAAGTGTTTGGTAGAAACGTGAACCTCCTTTGCATGTGAGCCAAAACGCTCACCCTCTTGATGTGAATTCACTGAGCTGTGCACAGTGTGGTTTGGTATTTATGTCACGCTTTAACGATGTTTGAAAACCCAACTATTtaggatttatatatatatatatatatataagggcaggagaaggagactgATGGTGTCAGTTCACTGATATCTGATCATCTGTCTGCTTTCTTACCTGGACTAATACCAAAAACGTTATATATGTGTATCTGTTTTGTATTCAAGTTTCATTGAGGGTGTCGCTCACCAGATGCCTCTGCCGTCGGGCCAGTCACGGGCCATACCAGCGCAGGTCAGCAGGGGGGACACGGGCTTGTCGAACAGGAAGTGATCATTGATCAGCAGATCCTGCTCGGCCTCGGTCATACCGTTAAGTGGGTAGTACTTTCCCTTGAACTCACCGTCCAGACTGGCCAGGGCTGGAAAGGAGAGAACCGAGGAAGGTGTTCGGAGTCAGTCTCAGACAAGTAGGCCCTGCATTGTACAAACCGACGCATAGATTGTTATTGGTTGTCACCCTCAATGGACAGCTTCTCAATGCCTCTGCGCTCTCCACGGCTGttgtgggggggcagggtgaATCCCTTGATGCTGCGGCCGGTACGGACGCGGCTGGACAGCACATAGTTGGGGTCCAGGTCGTCACCACCCTAAGGGGAAAGGGcagaacagaaaaaacacaacagacccATTATTGGAATATTGTAGCCATGGTTTATAATGTCGGATTCAAAGGCTTTCTAGCTTCACATAGATTTATAAGTTTACAAGTGGATACATGGGTTAGTGAACTATTTACTTCCTTAAAATTGATAAATGAATGAGGATTTATTTGGTGTGGAGGCTTCCGATGCCTAAGCTGTGCTGATCTAGAACAATACCTCACCTTCAGGTTCTCGAAGTTCAGGTCGGTCTTGTGCTTGTCGGTGGGCTTGTATCCACCATGACGGTCGGAGATGATGGGGTCCAGCAGATCCTTGAAGACCTCATAGGACTCCTCATCACCAGCAACGCAACCCACGGTCATGATGAAGGGGTGACCTTTGAGGCGAAGGGGAGGATGATGAAGTTGGTAACGTTGTCAGTTCAATTTGGAAGATTCCGTACCTTTTTATGCCTGTACCACCATTCGACTGGTTTCCATCATCATAACTTACATATGTCTCATATTGAGCTACATATAGGGCTCACTTTGTTATGTTGGGTTATGTCTCTTAAAACCCTTTCTTTGCTGGTGTGAGTTAGGCTCTCTGCTGTTGGCTTGCTCCTTCTTACCAGGGTTGTCAACACCAGTCTGGATGACGTCATCCACGGTGAAGCCGCTGGGAGTGGACTTTCCCCTCAGCTTGCCGTAGATCTCCTTAGTCAGCACCTACAACAGATGACACCCACGTCAGTGACAGTACTTTTAGAAGGATTAGTTCCTTATACTATCTTAGCACTCAGAAAACCTTctgcttttaataaaacaatacaaatattggCATTATAAGTCAAAAGTCGTTTATTTATGAAGTGATTTGTCAGCTGAGAAAAAATGATTCCttcctgaaaaaaacacataatcAAAGTCATGCTGCACATGAATTATTTCCGTGTAGGACAGCGGTTTAAGGTATTGCTGTGTGTCCCTGGTAAAGCGTATGACTAGCCCTGGTGCACACTGGTTACCACGTCTGAAGCTCCCGTGCCACGAGTCAAAGAATTGCCAAATATCTGTTGACTGAGATTCACATCTTTCCAAAGGAACTAACATGTTATTAtacataaccctaaccctattaATTTCATTATATATACGTTTTTATATTAGTTTATGTAGAATAAACATATCATTTTGTTGTAGATTGCTACACACTATTTTACCCAACATAAATGTTAACCATAATGGAGAAATGGAAGCTCCCTCTTAAATAGATATTTGTTAACCATAGGATGTTTCCAAGGTTTCCATCTGCAGGTAATTGGGCGTTCTAGTTGTTGTTGGGGGCCTGCTCCCTGTATGCACCCACAGGTCCCAGTTCATGGCCGTGGATAGACAAGGTCGGAGAAGGATGTTGTACCTTGGCCATGTGGTTGTTGTGCAGAGACAGATCGGGGAACTCCTCGTCCACGGAGAACTTCATCTTGTAGTCGTTATGACAATTCTTCGTCATGGTTGCGATTCCTACTCCACCTTGAAAGGAGACAAAGAAGAGGTGGTATTTTTTTGAATTCACAGTTTGAAGATGTTTTACAGACTCCCCAATTGTGTTAAATCAGAGAAACCTCATAAGAGCATGCAATATGTATTCAACAAAGCAGTTTTCTTGAGTACCATATTTCTTATCTGGTAATTCTCCAATTTTTTGGAGGGCCTCGTCTATGAGTCCTCTGGAGAACAGGAGAAACCGTCTCAttctgttttcttgtttttttttatctaacttttttttttcaccccccctcccatcgaccccctctcctctctctctctctctgtcagctgCTCTCTTTACATGCTTACCTCCCAGCTGTCCTGCCTCTCTGACTGTCTCACCACCTGTCTCCCCTCACGCAAGATTATTAATAGTGTTGCTGTGCCCCTTCTTGTGCTGCACTCCTCCCAAGTCACAAAAGGGTGAATGATTTTTTCATTCAGcctcagacaaatacaaacttTGGTAGCATTAAAAGTACTTTTGTagcaaaatcaatacaacatgAAATGTTCTCAGTCTCTTCATTCTCTATCTCTTACAagccaatctctctctctctctctctctctctttcagaaTTGTGCACCTTTGCTTGAGGTACAGCTGATTGATGACCCCTGGTGCACTAAAAGGTCAAAGCATTGCGTGCCTCACAGGTCCCTCAAATCCCATGACCAAATCAAGTGCAGGAAACTATTCAAAGACACACTTCAAGTCTGCCATGCTGGCGTCAGCCACAGCTGACTGTTACCACATCTCAATGACACCTCACTGGATACTAGTGCTACCCAAAATCAAGAGCTTAAAGAGAAGTTTCACTACAATGTGCACTGATAGATGAACCATCAGAGGAGATTTTAGTAGTTTCAATCCCATCCTCAAAAAGACCAAAAGTTTTCATGGCTCCAGTGTTCATGAATGGAAGAATTGGCCTGACAGATATTTAGTTCAAAATGTTTCACTCTCTTCGAGTGGTGTCTGTCCATACTGATCTTTCCCTCTGGATTCACGAATAGGCCTGACTAAGCATTATTTTTTACCTGCttaggagaaaagaaagaggttaACAATCCCGGGATCAGTTCCTGTTCGCCGAATGTAAGGGTTGCCCAACTCTGCCAGATGATGGGCTTAAGTATTTATACCTAGACCTCTGTCCCTATTGGCTGACCAGACTCGGGGTCCCCTCTTTGATTGGTCGCAGGGGGTCTTCTGTGCCCGGGTCAGTTTCCAAAAGGCAAGAACGAACATAACACAACACTCTAGACGAGAGACGAGAAACAGCTGCAGCCACTCGGTCCAACCTTTCGCCTTCTGCCCAATGTGGCTGCTGGGAGCCTGCAGGCAGACCAGTGGTGGACGTAAAGCACATGCACCCTCATTATGTTTGTCTATTTACTTAATTATGTTTGAACCTAAGGGATTTACAGTGAGATTAACTGTATACTATTATTATTCCAGGAATTCATATTTCCACAATTTCTAGTGTAATGAAATGCCATCAATTAAAAGAGCTTTAAAGACagctttaatatatatatttatttattaaatgtattaattatttgTAGTTTAATTTGATTTCAACCAAAATAGAGAAGTATGCAGCGTTATGTTTCAGCTCGTCAGTTTAAGAAAAGCAGGTGCCTCTAATGGAGCCATTGTAGgtgttgttttgtatttgtgtctCTTTGGTGAGTCGATGAAGAAGAGATACAGAAGTTTTATTTGTTATGCTTTTTAGGAGTTAAAAAGTACTTTATCTCTGATTAGGTCTTCGTAAGGTCCAACATTACTGATTGTATATCATTATGTGGTCCAGCTCACTTACACGATTGCTAAGTGAAGATTTGCATGTGTGAGTTCATGgtttgtttggttgtttgtgTTACTGCTTCTTGTGTGGGATGTTGCGAAATGATGTACACATAGTTAAGACGATGAGGGAAAACAGTGTGTTTTCTGCTGTGCAGTTTTATATTCATGTATCAAATCAAATATCTGATCCAACGCGTTTCAGGTCAATAGCGCTTTGAATATATGCAAAAGGCCCTTAAGTTAAGTTAAGTCTGGGCTACCAGAAAGTTATTCTCCCAGTCAGATCTCACTGGCATTTGTGATGCATCAAGTCGAGCAACATCCACCCCCCGCTGGTAATGTGATAGACATCAGTAATCTAACCTCAGACAGatattaaatcaaatatacaTCATGTGACAAAGTAGAAATTGATGGGCAGGGCTGAAAGACACTGTGACGCAGACAGACATCTCACATTAGTTACAGTTTTccccaaaacacaacacaacacaaaagaaCTAGAGGTTAGCAGTGTTATCATAACAAAGCAAATCCAAACTATATAGGAAGTAAACAGAAACCgaacaaaaatgataaaatgaagtAAAACTGCAGGTATATACTACcttatgaagaaaataaataaaaatgaacctgTAATATATACTAAAAtatgtataaaaacaaaactgcgAATGCAcaaactcaaaatgaaataactaatTGAAAATTCCAAACTATTGTTATCTTGGATGTGAGTTTATAATTTTTGTGATTCATCACAATTTAGATTTATAACAACTGAGCAATTACAAACATTCCTTAGTCAGTTTCAGTTATCATAAATCCACCCTGAATGTTCGTATATGtcaacagatgaaaaataaaacctatTTATTATACATGTTAGGCTTGTATTTCTAGTTGTGTCCGCAGATAAAGAGGATGTTTGACAGCGGTAAAACAGATGAAGCAAAACATTGCGCTTCCCCAAGACATACAAGGCTAATTAATGCTCACTTTATTGCTCAATAGTTTGTTTTGGTGCCCCACAAAGCACTTTTATTTGTTAGTAAATATGGGGTTTGCATGTAATACCAAATAAGACAATTGATTGTATAATGCttagcatcttattactcatcattgatagagaaaaataaaaacaactccaggtttctcttcagcacagtagccagactgacagactcacagcgctgtcgagtcgtgtattcctgtggacctcagtagtaacgacttgatgaacttcttcaatgataagattctgactatcaaagagaaaattgatgctCTCCTGCCTCCAACCAGtaccgacccgtcctcggatgtaggaaccttggatgcagcaatgggccctgatacctacttgaagggcttctcttccatcaaccttgatcaactgacttctacaatttcaAAATCGAAGTCTTGTACTTGTGTCCTGGATCCGATTCTGACTAAGCTTTTCCTTTAATTAGCACGtctttactggatattatgaatctgtctttgttgacaggacatgtaccacagtccttcaaggtagctgtaattaaacctcttcttaatacacctactctagctccagaggtgttggctaactacagacccatctctaatcttcccttcctccctaagaaccttgagaaatctgtcacaaatcaattgtgtgactttctacaaaacaatgctttgttcgaggatttccagtcaggatttcgagtgcatcatagcacagaaacggcactggtgaaaattacgaatcatcttctacttgcatcggaccaaggacgtgtctcttttcttgtattgctggacctcagtgatGCATTTGACagcatcgatcaccgtatcctgctgcagagactggaacacttgattagcatcaaaggaactgcactcagctggtttaaatcttatttatcggatcgatcccagtttgtgtttgtgaacgttaaatcctcgaggaccaccaatgttggtcacggagtcccacaaggttctgagCTTGGAACAATTTTATTTACcttgtatatgcttcctttgggcgacgttatcagaaaaaacagcataaacttccattgttatgcagacgatactcaactgtatctatcgatcaagccagaagacaccgactagcttgttagacttcaagaaTGTCATGGAGatatcaaaacttggatgacctgcaacttcctgatgctaaactcggaaaaaacagaagttatccGTTCAGttataggcccagagcgccttcgaagtcagctgtcacgtgatacagtctctatggatggaattgctctggtatccaacagcaccgtcaagaatcttggagttctcttcgactaGGATATGTCCTTctactctcatataaagaagacttcaaggactgcctttttttcatctacgtaatatattgaaaatcaggaacttcctgtctcaaagtgatgcagaaaaactagttcatgttttcattacttttagactggattactgtaattctttgttatcaggctgctcttgtaaatcgcttaaacctctccagctgattcagaatgctgcagcacgtgtattaacaagaactaagaaatgggatcatacatgtataactcctgtattaacttcattgcactggcttcctgttaaatcaagagaagaatttaaggtacttctcctcacctacaaggcacttgttGGTGAGGCactgtcttatcttaaagagcttgttacaccgtattgccctacaaggcatctgcgctccc
Encoded proteins:
- the ckmb gene encoding creatine kinase, muscle b isoform X1 → MRRFLLFSRGLIDEALQKIGELPDKKYGGVGIATMTKNCHNDYKMKFSVDEEFPDLSLHNNHMAKVLTKEIYGKLRGKSTPSGFTVDDVIQTGVDNPGHPFIMTVGCVAGDEESYEVFKDLLDPIISDRHGGYKPTDKHKTDLNFENLKGGDDLDPNYVLSSRVRTGRSIKGFTLPPHNSRGERRGIEKLSIEALASLDGEFKGKYYPLNGMTEAEQDLLINDHFLFDKPVSPLLTCAGMARDWPDGRGIWHNDNKTFLVWVNEEDHLRVISMQLGGNMKEVFKRFCTGLQKIEEIFKKHNHGFMWNEHLGYILTCPSNLGTGLRGGVHVKLPKLSTHAKFEEILTRLRLQKRGTGGVDTASVGGVFDISNADRLGSSEVAQVQLVVDGVKLMVEMEKKLEKGESIDGMIPAQK
- the ckmb gene encoding creatine kinase, muscle b isoform X2, whose protein sequence is MTKNCHNDYKMKFSVDEEFPDLSLHNNHMAKVLTKEIYGKLRGKSTPSGFTVDDVIQTGVDNPGHPFIMTVGCVAGDEESYEVFKDLLDPIISDRHGGYKPTDKHKTDLNFENLKGGDDLDPNYVLSSRVRTGRSIKGFTLPPHNSRGERRGIEKLSIEALASLDGEFKGKYYPLNGMTEAEQDLLINDHFLFDKPVSPLLTCAGMARDWPDGRGIWHNDNKTFLVWVNEEDHLRVISMQLGGNMKEVFKRFCTGLQKIEEIFKKHNHGFMWNEHLGYILTCPSNLGTGLRGGVHVKLPKLSTHAKFEEILTRLRLQKRGTGGVDTASVGGVFDISNADRLGSSEVAQVQLVVDGVKLMVEMEKKLEKGESIDGMIPAQK